One window of Desulfovibrio subterraneus genomic DNA carries:
- the tig gene encoding trigger factor: MEYTVEDLSPVKKKVSVTVPVDEVNASLSATIAMYRTSVDLKGFRKGKVPSSVIEGRFKKEVYSEATQDLVNVHINEIIGELNASPVSRIDFDGGELVRDEEFKYSLSFEVLPEFELPNYEGMDVEMEKVVVKDDEVDEVLNRIRGNMAEIVPLAENRPAKDGEIAVLDFAAYENGEAIEGIAAENFQMSLGDKQALEDFENLVKTVAPGESKEGDVTFPADFINPEFAGKTVTMKVTVHSIQERKLPELDDEMARKAGGFESVEKMREAVVQSYKQSRGQLCRSQAQTTMLEGLLKTVDFPLPESMVEMYLENLLQDQKIKVERQGKSIESLGKTPDELRADMRPEAERIAKTQIFLVTAARKEGVEVSEQEVDMQLQQMAMKSGQDFRAVKDYYAQNNLLFGLRDRMLADKAMEAIFEKANITEVEPKELKTEA; the protein is encoded by the coding sequence CCATGTACCGCACCAGCGTGGACCTGAAGGGTTTCCGCAAGGGCAAAGTGCCGTCCAGCGTGATTGAAGGGCGTTTCAAGAAGGAAGTATATTCCGAGGCTACTCAGGACCTCGTGAATGTTCACATCAATGAAATCATTGGTGAACTGAACGCAAGCCCTGTTTCCCGTATCGATTTCGACGGCGGCGAGCTGGTTCGCGACGAAGAGTTCAAGTACTCCCTGTCCTTTGAAGTGCTGCCCGAATTCGAGCTGCCCAACTACGAAGGCATGGACGTGGAAATGGAAAAGGTTGTGGTCAAGGACGACGAAGTTGACGAAGTGCTCAACCGTATCCGTGGCAACATGGCCGAAATCGTTCCCCTTGCTGAGAATCGTCCTGCAAAGGACGGCGAAATTGCCGTTCTCGACTTCGCCGCCTATGAAAACGGCGAGGCCATCGAAGGCATCGCAGCCGAGAACTTCCAGATGTCCCTCGGCGACAAGCAGGCTCTCGAAGATTTTGAAAATCTCGTGAAGACCGTTGCTCCCGGCGAAAGCAAGGAAGGCGACGTGACCTTCCCCGCCGATTTTATCAATCCCGAATTTGCCGGCAAGACCGTTACCATGAAGGTGACCGTGCATTCCATTCAGGAACGCAAGCTGCCTGAACTGGATGACGAAATGGCCCGCAAGGCCGGTGGTTTCGAATCCGTCGAAAAGATGCGCGAAGCCGTTGTGCAGTCCTACAAACAGAGCCGTGGTCAGCTGTGCCGTTCCCAGGCTCAGACCACCATGCTGGAAGGTCTGCTGAAGACCGTCGACTTCCCCCTGCCCGAATCCATGGTCGAAATGTACCTGGAGAACCTGCTGCAGGACCAGAAGATCAAGGTTGAACGTCAGGGCAAGTCTATCGAATCTCTCGGCAAGACTCCCGACGAACTGCGTGCCGACATGCGCCCCGAAGCTGAGCGTATTGCAAAGACCCAGATCTTCCTCGTGACCGCCGCCCGCAAGGAAGGCGTGGAAGTAAGCGAGCAGGAAGTGGATATGCAGCTCCAGCAGATGGCCATGAAGAGCGGTCAGGACTTCCGTGCCGTGAAGGATTACTACGCACAGAACAACCTGCTCTTCGGTCTGCGTGACCGCATGCTGGCCGACAAGGCCATGGAAGCCATCTTCGAGAAGGCTAACATTACCGAAGTTGAGCCCAAAGAACTCAAGACCGAAGCCTAA